A DNA window from Aestuariispira ectoiniformans contains the following coding sequences:
- a CDS encoding HlyD family efflux transporter periplasmic adaptor subunit produces MAQALPLLREDLTLLPGPRNWDGAPTWTIHDPVRNRYLRIGKAAYDLLTFWHLGTTDAVARAFAKANGREPQPDDIAWLVHFLRSNLLVQRHSVEDVAGLKRIASATKTAWYRSLLHRYLFFRIPLVRPQHFLNATAFVADILFSGQFFLAVSLLGVAGLFLVGRQWDSFLSTFLHFFTWQGIVWYGGALIFAKICHELGHAYAATRAGCRVPTMGIAFLVMWPVLYTDTTDAWRLIDRRQRLLIDAAGMLAEVSLALIATFLWTFLPEGPLKSAAFLIATVTWIMTLAVNLNPFMRFDGYYLLSDILDIGNLQDRSFAQAKWWLRRVLFGFYEGAPEDFPKPLRRILILYAFSTWIYRLALFIGIALLVYGFFFKLLGIILFAVEITFFILLPVCRELHEIWKRRGLMRPNRNLLLSMGGVTLLLLVFFLPWRTDIDMPAFMETDAHMTIIAPMPARIESIQITTGQRVMKGQVLFTLASDRIDFQIDKIRQQIRLREELVRREAAGGRERAEIRVLRRDLESDRTRLKSLEQKRGLLAIRADMSGQIIDMDDYLEAGIWVNEKTPLATIANRETSRIIAYVPEANLGALAVDDRTVFFPERLQSPSIEAQIAEIAPVNTAYLQEPYLASIYGGPIAVEADDKKRLIPVEGIYRIVLKPTQDLPAPQSVRRGIATAEGPGQSLAQSVFNKIYMVLLRESGF; encoded by the coding sequence ATGGCCCAGGCATTGCCGCTTCTCCGAGAAGACCTGACCCTGTTACCTGGCCCCAGAAACTGGGACGGGGCGCCAACCTGGACTATTCATGATCCGGTGCGTAACCGCTACCTCCGTATTGGAAAGGCCGCCTATGACCTCCTCACCTTTTGGCACCTCGGCACCACCGATGCTGTTGCTCGTGCTTTCGCGAAAGCAAATGGCCGCGAACCGCAACCGGACGATATAGCCTGGCTTGTTCATTTCCTACGAAGCAACCTTCTGGTTCAACGCCATTCCGTGGAAGATGTCGCAGGTCTCAAGCGGATTGCCTCAGCAACAAAGACAGCTTGGTATCGGTCCCTTTTGCATCGGTATCTTTTCTTCCGCATTCCACTGGTGCGCCCTCAGCACTTCCTGAACGCCACAGCCTTCGTCGCCGATATTCTGTTTTCCGGACAGTTCTTTCTTGCCGTCTCCCTCCTTGGGGTCGCCGGACTTTTCCTGGTGGGACGGCAGTGGGACAGTTTTCTATCAACTTTTCTGCATTTCTTCACCTGGCAGGGCATCGTCTGGTACGGTGGCGCATTGATCTTTGCGAAGATATGCCATGAACTGGGCCATGCCTACGCCGCTACCCGGGCAGGCTGCCGGGTGCCAACCATGGGGATCGCCTTTCTGGTCATGTGGCCTGTCCTTTATACGGATACGACAGATGCCTGGCGACTGATAGACAGGCGGCAGCGCCTGCTAATCGATGCAGCCGGAATGCTGGCCGAAGTCAGCCTGGCCCTGATCGCGACCTTTCTATGGACCTTCCTGCCCGAAGGCCCGCTCAAAAGCGCCGCCTTTCTTATCGCCACCGTGACCTGGATCATGACACTGGCCGTTAACCTGAACCCTTTCATGCGGTTCGATGGCTATTATCTCCTGTCAGACATCCTGGACATCGGGAATTTACAGGACCGCTCCTTTGCCCAGGCGAAATGGTGGCTGCGGCGTGTCCTTTTCGGTTTCTACGAAGGGGCGCCGGAAGATTTCCCAAAACCGCTCAGGCGTATCCTTATCCTTTATGCCTTTTCGACCTGGATCTACCGTTTGGCCCTCTTCATAGGGATCGCACTTCTTGTATACGGCTTTTTCTTCAAACTGCTGGGCATCATCCTATTCGCAGTTGAAATCACCTTTTTCATCCTTCTTCCCGTTTGCCGCGAATTGCATGAAATATGGAAACGGCGTGGACTCATGCGGCCTAACCGCAATCTTCTGCTCTCGATGGGTGGAGTGACACTGTTGCTTCTTGTCTTCTTTCTTCCCTGGCGGACGGATATCGACATGCCGGCGTTTATGGAGACCGACGCACATATGACGATAATCGCGCCCATGCCAGCCAGGATCGAAAGCATTCAAATCACTACAGGGCAAAGGGTCATGAAGGGGCAGGTCTTGTTTACCCTGGCTTCGGACCGGATCGATTTTCAAATCGATAAAATCCGGCAACAAATCCGACTGCGGGAGGAACTTGTCAGAAGAGAGGCCGCAGGAGGTCGCGAACGTGCAGAAATTCGCGTTCTTCGACGTGACCTGGAAAGCGATCGCACCCGCCTGAAAAGCCTGGAGCAAAAGCGAGGCCTGTTGGCTATCCGTGCAGACATGTCCGGCCAGATCATCGACATGGATGACTATCTGGAAGCTGGTATTTGGGTGAACGAAAAGACGCCGCTTGCAACAATTGCCAACCGCGAGACGTCCAGGATCATTGCCTATGTCCCAGAGGCAAACCTGGGTGCCCTTGCAGTAGATGACAGGACTGTTTTCTTTCCTGAAAGACTGCAGTCCCCATCAATTGAAGCGCAAATTGCGGAAATTGCCCCCGTAAACACGGCCTATCTGCAGGAACCCTATCTGGCCTCCATTTATGGCGGCCCTATCGCAGTCGAAGCAGATGACAAAAAACGGTTGATACCGGTCGAAGGAATTTACAGGATAGTCCTGAAACCAACGCAGGACCTGCCTGCCCCGCAGAGTGTGCGACGCGGCATCGCAACCGCTGAAGGTCCCGGCCAGAGCCTTGCGCAATCGGTCTTCAACAAAATCTATATGGTCCTTCTCCGAGAAAGCGGCTTCTAA
- a CDS encoding efflux RND transporter periplasmic adaptor subunit, whose product MEHRPNTPHTTLLKLFQFEKEIRHAQKHADLAYLVVNQLRGLLPFDSAVLFSLHHKSPRVEMISDIAIVDRNAPYVTWLTGMIKALIKNGKAAAPGPIDVSALKADSISDDPEWSARPVFWQPLISPIGRQIGGLWLTREHSFRPEELALLDKISEVTAHAWEALDGKRKMPLHKIRLRPLILAACLLLIPVLFIPVPQSVLAPAEVVARHPAMVTAPMDGVIKTVAVASNTPVQIGQVLLSYDATEHQGRLAVAEEELLVAESQLMSARQAAFVDPRVKGQIAVLQSRLNLRRTERDYARQMLDKIDITAARAGVAVFRDKADLEGIPVKAGQRLMLIAAPHDTELKIELPVADAVSFERGSQVRLFLDRAPLAPIDATLTYSSFAAEPPPSHVLSYHLKATFTGSDKPRLGLRGTARISGQDVTLFFYLFRRPLSALRQYLGL is encoded by the coding sequence ATGGAACACCGACCGAATACGCCGCATACAACGCTGTTAAAACTTTTTCAGTTTGAAAAAGAAATTCGTCATGCACAAAAACATGCGGATCTTGCCTATTTGGTCGTCAATCAACTGCGCGGCCTGCTACCATTCGATTCTGCGGTGCTGTTCTCCCTGCATCACAAATCCCCGCGGGTCGAGATGATATCCGACATTGCAATTGTTGACCGCAATGCCCCCTATGTCACCTGGCTTACAGGCATGATCAAGGCATTGATAAAAAACGGCAAGGCGGCGGCACCGGGCCCGATAGACGTCTCCGCATTGAAGGCGGATAGCATTTCCGATGACCCTGAATGGAGTGCGAGACCGGTTTTCTGGCAACCACTCATATCCCCCATCGGTCGACAGATTGGCGGCCTCTGGCTGACACGGGAGCATTCTTTCCGCCCGGAAGAACTGGCATTGCTCGACAAGATATCGGAAGTGACCGCCCATGCCTGGGAAGCCCTGGATGGGAAGCGCAAAATGCCATTGCATAAGATCCGCTTACGCCCCCTCATCCTGGCCGCCTGCCTTCTCTTAATCCCCGTTCTGTTCATCCCGGTCCCCCAATCCGTACTCGCCCCGGCAGAGGTTGTCGCACGTCACCCTGCCATGGTCACGGCGCCAATGGATGGCGTGATCAAAACCGTTGCCGTTGCCTCCAACACCCCCGTGCAAATAGGCCAGGTGCTACTATCCTACGACGCAACGGAGCACCAGGGCCGACTTGCGGTCGCAGAGGAAGAATTACTGGTTGCGGAAAGTCAGCTTATGAGCGCCCGCCAAGCCGCTTTCGTTGACCCCCGGGTCAAAGGGCAGATCGCCGTCTTGCAGAGCCGATTGAATTTACGCCGAACCGAGCGGGATTATGCGCGACAAATGCTCGATAAAATCGACATCACGGCGGCCCGTGCAGGCGTGGCGGTCTTTCGCGACAAGGCTGACCTGGAAGGCATACCGGTTAAGGCCGGACAGCGTCTGATGCTTATCGCCGCCCCACATGACACCGAATTGAAAATTGAACTGCCGGTCGCCGATGCGGTCTCCTTCGAAAGGGGCTCACAGGTCCGGCTATTCCTCGACCGCGCGCCGCTCGCCCCCATCGATGCCACCCTGACCTACAGCAGCTTCGCAGCAGAACCGCCCCCCTCCCATGTCTTGAGCTACCACCTCAAAGCCACCTTTACCGGGTCTGACAAACCGCGCCTAGGCCTTCGTGGTACGGCGAGAATCTCCGGTCAGGATGTCACGTTATTCTTTTATCTGTTCCGCCGGCCGTTGTCCGCCCTTCGGCAATATCTGGGGCTGTGA
- a CDS encoding efflux RND transporter periplasmic adaptor subunit translates to MSAVCRQIVSRCLLVGLMIWSAPGMAQEPGQVRFLLKAVNQATLSAQVPAKVEKLPFREGDRFDKGDVLVAFDCRILKARLNIARAVLKGERKALENKQKLQKLQSAGALEVALAEAAVEKAAGELSATRYGLEECVIKAPFSGRIVARNINRHETVAPGDPLLSILDDRNLELELVIPSSWLPWLKPGHEFQVTIDETGTRYPAEILRLGAQVDPISQTSNAYAKILNEPDLTELVSGMSGTAEFALPGQ, encoded by the coding sequence ATGTCCGCCGTATGCCGGCAGATCGTTTCCCGCTGCCTGCTTGTCGGCCTGATGATTTGGTCCGCCCCCGGGATGGCACAGGAGCCCGGCCAAGTCCGTTTCCTGCTCAAGGCCGTCAACCAGGCAACCCTGTCTGCCCAGGTCCCTGCAAAGGTGGAAAAACTACCTTTTCGGGAAGGTGACCGTTTTGACAAGGGGGATGTTCTGGTGGCTTTTGACTGCCGGATTTTAAAAGCTCGCCTGAATATTGCCCGCGCCGTTCTGAAAGGGGAACGCAAGGCCCTTGAGAACAAGCAAAAACTGCAAAAGCTCCAGTCCGCAGGGGCGCTTGAGGTCGCCCTCGCCGAAGCGGCAGTGGAAAAGGCCGCCGGCGAGTTGTCCGCCACCCGGTATGGCTTGGAAGAATGTGTGATCAAGGCTCCCTTCTCCGGACGTATCGTCGCGCGCAACATCAACCGCCATGAGACGGTTGCCCCCGGCGATCCGCTCCTTTCCATCCTGGATGACCGCAACCTCGAATTGGAACTCGTTATTCCGTCGAGCTGGCTTCCATGGCTGAAGCCGGGTCATGAGTTTCAGGTCACGATTGACGAAACAGGGACGAGATACCCGGCCGAAATCCTGCGTCTTGGCGCACAGGTTGACCCCATCAGCCAAACATCGAATGCCTATGCAAAAATCCTCAATGAACCGGATTTGACGGAGCTTGTTTCCGGCATGAGCGGTACGGCTGAGTTTGCTCTGCCTGGTCAGTAG